TAGTTCGTTCGACCAGGCTTGTTTTTCCTGAACCGGGAGAACTGAGCAAATTGATCGCAAAAATATTTTTTTCGCGAAGCCGATTCCTTATCGTTTGAGCAATCACGTCGTTTTTTTCCAGTACTTTTCGTTCCAAGGTAATCAGGCTCATGGTTGCTCCTTAATCGCTAATTTCGATTTCCGATACCTGCAATTCATCACCCGCAATGGTTTTGATGTCAGCGCTTCCGCAAGACGGACAGGCAAATATAAAGCCCTCGATTTCAGAAACGACTCGGCAGCCGTTACATTGTAGGGTGATGGGAATATGCTGAATATCCAATTGGGCGCCGTCAAGAGCCGTATCTTTGGTCAGCGCTTCAAAACAAAACGTAAGCGAATCCGGCAGAATATTGGTCAGTTTGCCAATCTTCAATTTTACCGCTTTTACACAATGCGTATTCCCGTCCGGTAGATTTTCCTGCACAATACCTATGATTTCCTGAGCGACCGAAAGTTCGTGCATAACGTGCGCCTTCATTTAAATAAAAAACCAAACCCCGCCGATAACGATGGAGGCGGTGCTGAATCCGATTAGCAATCGTTGATAAAATTGAATTCCATGTTGAGCGAGCCTTACGGCGATAATTCCCATAGCCGATGCAAAAGCCATCATGGCGCAAATCGTTCCTGCGCCAAACGCGGCAAGATAAATGGCCGCATCCATACGTGTGGGCAATGCCAGCGCGGGAAGAATTCCCAGAAAATGAGAACTGCCTGCAAAGCCATGAATGATGCCGACAACGAATGCCGCGTGCGAATGACGGTGGGCTTTTTCGGAATCGTGCCCGGAGATGGCATGGGTGTGTACATGAACGTGCTCCGCCCCGTCATGCGCATGATGGTGTGTGTGAATGGTTTTGGAAAGCGCTTTGTGAATGCCCCAGATGCCGATCGTGATCAGAACAAGTCCGACCAGCCGTTCGCTGTAAGATGAGATAAGGTCGATGGGAATCAGTTCACGTCCGAGTACGGCAAGCAGGCCGACGAGGCCGACGCCTGCGGTGTGGCCCAGTCCCCAACGCATACCGATAATCCATGTGGATTTTTTCCCTTCGACGGCAAGCGGTGAGATCGCGGCAAGATGATCGGGACCGGCCAATACATGTATGGAACCTGCGGCAAATCCCGCGATCGCTGAAATCATGAGTCCTCCTTATGAATCACAAAGGAGTTATTTGAAAAACCGATAACCTATCGGTTAAAAGTCTACGCTCAGGTAAAGCTCCCGCTGGAACTGCATACACTTGGTGAAGCCGCAGCTCCGTGAGAATGTTTACTTGCAAAAACAGAAATTAATTTCTCGTTATCCGCATTTCCGCATCGAGGACATTCCACGTTCTCTTTGGCAGAAAACACGAGCTGTTCGAATTTTTCATCGCACTTCTTACAGCGATATTCAAATACGGGCATGATTTACCTTTGTGTAATAACGCAGTAAAGTAACGAACTTTGATTTAGATGTCTATGACAAAAGTCATATATTCACATGATTTTATGTAATAAGCTAACTTTACCTCATCCGGATATGCGGTCTTTTGCCGAAATATTCCACAGTCCAATTATCCCGACTATTAAAAAAGCGATGCCAATGCCCACCAAAACCGGTTCAATATGTTTTTCATCGCCATACCAGATTAACGATTCCGGATCGAGATTGTTGAATACAATGACGAGGAAATTATTCATGGCGTGCATGATGATAGACGGGATGATACTGCCCGTTCGCCATACGATGACGCCAAGAAATATCGCAATAATGAAAATCTGTACGCCGCCCCAAGGATTAATGTGGATCAATGAAAAAACCAAACTTGAAATAACGACGGCCCACACGGCATTCATTTTATTTTCCATAGCTCCCTGGAACATGCCCCGAATCAGCATTTCCTCGCAAATTCCTGCAGCGAAGACCGCGGCGAGAATGAGCAACGAGCCGCTCATGAAACCGGTGATCTTGAATTCTTCCTTCATTTTTTCAAGGATTTTGTCGGACATTAATTCCGGCGACAAAGCCCCGATCGTGCTGTCGAGATAACTGTTGATCATCGGCGCGATCCAGCGGTCGATCGTGTCCGTGACCACCACCAATCCCAAAGCTAATACACATGACAAGATCAGCGTTTTTGATGAAACGGGATGAAAACGAAATATAGCTTTAATGGATTTGTTTTCCCTGCGCGTATACCAATAAGCCGGAACGACAAAACAGATGGTCCCGACCAGCAACCCTATTTTCAAAATGAGGTCTCCAACCCCCTTTCCGGTATCCATCGACGAACTCATAATACCCGCCACGGCAAAAAGCATGGTTACAATATATCCAAAAATTACGCTAGCAACCAGCAGACCGGTTGCAGTTGCGGGTAGAAACGGGGACGTGTCCGGTGTTTCCGGAGCTGTTTTACTTTGAATTTCAGTTTCTATCATTAACTCTCCTCATATATAGTTACTTTCCCTCCAGTTCATCTGCAATTCTATCCGCGTCCTACAATTTGCGGAGCGCCCTGATCATGCCACGCTATGGTCGCCGCATGTTGCAGCGAACGATTGCCTGCGTGATGTTATGTGTCGTGCACACGTTCTATTTTTTTATATTGTTTATGAAAGCACTATTAATACCCGCTTGAGACTTATCAATCAGCTCCAACCCTTCACACAATTTGGAATCATTAGTTAATAACTGGAAATCAGGAACAAATTCCAAAAACAGTGAGTCAATAATGTCGTTTTTTCTAAACTGCCGATCATTGACAAACATATTCCGCATTAGCAGAATCAGATATCTCATGATATTCTTATTAACTTTAGAAGCGGTTAATATGTAAAGTGCATTCAATTCAGCATCTAAATATTTGACTAAAAGATTATCTGAGATCAAGGGCTTAAACTCACTTCGCGTCAGTTTTTTTCTGATTCGCTTTACAAGCTTATCGTTAGCTATCCCTCGACTTAATTGGTCTATCTTTTCTTGCCTTACCTCTCCAATATCCATATCAACGATTGATACACCATTAACAACACAATGATAACTTATCATAACAACATCTAGCAGTTGCAATAGTAGATCGCGAATTGAGTGTCTTAACTTCTTTTCATCATTCGTAAGATAATAGTCAACAAGCACATTCTTGATTTGTGACTTGATCAACTTTTCATTGCCGATGATAATGCCCTCAATATTCTTTTCAAAAGTGCGGAACCTCGACTTGTCTGATTTCAAACGATTGGCATAAATGGTTGTTGCCAGAACAGCAATTGCGCCATTCATAGTGGCAGACAAAAACGCCTCCTCCATCAAGACTTTCTTTTTATAGGCATTCAAAAGAAAACTTTTGTCAAAAACCGTGTTTCGCGCATATACAAGATCCTTCGGCTTAACCAATTTGTATGAGCTTAACAACTTAATGACCGGAATTTTCCTATCGCGAATGAACGCAAGCATCCTTTTGTTATCATCACGACTGTTTTCAGAATTGGTGAAAACCTCGAGTAAACTCAACTCTGAAATATACACCTTTTGGAAGGTCTGTAATTGCAACATGCACTTTTGGCGCGATATCCTTGCGGAAGGTTTTAAGCCGCTCCAGTAGTACAGAATATTTGTATCAACTACTGCATTCATGGTCTAAACAAGCGTTGGCATATTGCATAACTATTGTATAAACGAATTACTGTACCAATTTTAGTCAATATCCGCAATAGACGGTGGGCAAAAGAAATGTCTATCACGTCTTTTCATTCTTTGCCCACAACCGCTGTAATATTTTTGAATCCGTCCCGTTTTACGAGTTCAATCAGCCTTTTATTTATTTTCTTACAAACCATTGGGCCCTCGTAGATAAAACCGGTGTAAATCTGAAGTAAAGAAGCGCCGGCTTTGATCTTTTCGAAGGCGTCATCCCCTGTGAAAATTCCTCCAACGCCGATGATAAGAATTTTACCCTGCGTCGAAGCATAAATATGACGAACGATCTCTGTAGATCTTTTCTTCAAAGGTTTTCCGCTCAGTCCACCGGCCTCTTTTGATAGATGTGGATCGGACCGCAAATTGTTTCTTTCGATCGTTGTGTTGGTGGCAACAATTCCGCTGATTTTGGTTGATTCGATAACTTGCAACACATCGTCAATCTGAGATAAATTCAGATCCGGAGCGATCTTCACGAGAATGGGTTTTGGAAGTTGTCCTGAAATTTTGCTCAGTCGGCTGTTGGATTCGGTAAGAATCTGAATGATATCGGTCAAAAACGATTTATCCTGCAGTTCGCGGAGGTTGGGCGTGTTGGGCGAACTGACATTCACTACAAAATAATCGCCATACGTCCACAACGTTTCAAATGACAACAAATAATCCTCTTTTGCTTTTTCAAGTTCGACTACCTTGGTTTTTCCAATATTGATGCCGAGGGGAATAGCGTGAAGTAAATTTTTTATTTTCCACAACTCCAGCGCCGTCGAAGTTTTCAAAGCGCCGGCATTGTTGAACCCAAACCGGTTGATCAGCGCTTGATCTTTCTTCAGTCGAAAAAGCCGGGGCCGCTCGTTACCTGATTGTTCCTGTCCCGTCACCGTGCCTATTTCAGCAAATCCAAACCCGAGATAATTCCATGCCGGTATGGCTTTGGCATATTTGTCAAAGCCTGCGGCCAGTCCGATAGGATTTGGAAAATGGCGGTTGAAGATTGACTGATTTAGAATAGGATCATTTACCTGAAATGATTTTTTAAAATAGCTAAGAAAGGCGCCGTTATGATCCAAGCGGTTCAAAATAAAATCATGTACCGATTCGGAGTCGAATTGAAATAGGAGCGGGCGGATGAGTTTTTTATACATCGGGTAATCCTGCAAGTGAAGTTTAGAAAAATAGGAAATATCTGAAGATTTCCAAGATGTTTTTATTAGCTATGGCCAGACGCAAGCGACGGAAGACGGCACTATTTATTTGAAAGTCAGGCTAAAAATGATTACTATTGTAGTTTACTAAGCTATCTCATACGATGTTGTCATGATGCAAATTTTGTCTCAAATCGCCCGCCGGGCTCTTAAAATTTTTCTATACCTTTTTATCACTCTATTCGTATTAGTGATTGTGACCCTTTTGTTTTCACAGACGGGCTTGTTCAGGAGTTTTCTTCGTAGTCAGGTTGTTTCGATTGCCAATGAACAACTTAACGCCGTATTGAGCGTCGAAGAGATCGAAGGAAACTTTTTTTCAAATTTAACACTGAAAAATGTCACATTGTCCCTGGGAGATACTTCCGTCGTTGCGTTTGAGGAACTGGGTTTGAAGTACGATGCGTTCGCTATTCTGGACGATCAGGTTTTAGTTCATGAGATCCGGCTGGTTCGACCAAAGATATACGTGGCATCGGATTCTCTGGGTAACATGAATCTGCAGCGTATTGCAAAACCCGGTGAACCCAAACCGCCCGCCCCTGTTGATTCCTTAGCGAAACCCCTGGGCGGATTTGACATTCGAATCGACGCGTTGATTATCGAGGACGGGAATATCGTTTATGATTCGGAAGCGCTTTTGGCCAACCTGTCGAAACTAAACCTTAATTTACAATTACGCGCTGCGTCTAAACTTCAAAAGATTAACATAAGCCAACTTGGTTTTCTTGTTTCCCGTATAGGCTCCAACGCCCCTGGAAAAATACAAACAGACAGTCTGCAGCTGAAGAACCTAACGCTGTTAATTGAAGCGAATATTTTTAAACCTTCACTTCATCATCAAGTTGCCCATCCCAAGGAAAAAGATTCTAATTGGATTAAAATCGATGAATTCCGTTTCTTAACAAATCGGACGGATTTATTCCTCAAAGGACAAATTGTATTACCGGACAGCGCAGATCACATCGGCATGTTTTATGACGTGAATGTCCGCGCGTTCCCGTTTCATCTCGACGATATCAGAACATTTGCGGATATCGGATTGAAAGATATTGACAAGATAGAATTGGAAGCGCACGCGCAGGGAAATGATAATCAGGTTGATCTGACCGATCTGAGCATCCGGACTCCGGCGGGAACGCTGAAGGGCACCGCCAATCTGGATTACGGCGGAGAGCCTTTGGGATACCGCGCGGACCTTAGCTTTAACGGCATCAATGCCGCCGCTTTTACCGGCCGAAAAGATTTGTATGCCAATATCAACGGGAGCATACATGCCGACGGGGTCGGGATTAAACCCGAAGATCTGATCAGCGTGGTGGAACTAAAATTATACAAGTCGCAAATTTTCGGCATTGATATAGAAAAATTTGAAATTGCGTCGGACGTTCGGGGCGGCATTGCTCAACTGAAAAAATTCGAAGGCCGGACCAGCGCGGGAAATTTTAATTGCGAGGGTTTTTATAATCTGCTGGATGAGAGTTATCATCTTGAAACGAGGTTTCGCGAAATCAATATTGCCGATGCGATCGGCGACACGTCGTTCCAGAGTTCGATCAACCTCAATATTGTCTATGACGGCAAGGGGCTAAATCCAAAAACATCCAGGAGTGTTCTGCATATTAATTCCGATTCATCGAAAATCATGGGGCGTGAGCTTGAGAACCTATCTGTGCGGGGTTCTCAAAACGGAAACCGGGTGAATATTGACGGGATCAGCGTAAAAACGCCGTTGGCCGATTTCAGCGCAAGAGGAAGCGTGGGTATGGATTCGACGTTTGATCTGAGTTACGAATTAAAGACGCGCGATTTTTCACTACTTCAAAAATATATCGGCAACGATTCATTGCTTAAAGATTCGATTGATTTGAATATTGTCTTTAAAGGGAGGACAACCGGCGGGATCAATAAATTTGAAACCAGCGGCGATATTACGTTGACTAAATTTGCTTTTTCCGATATAAAAATGGATTCCTTAAAATTTGTTTATTTTGTCAGTAATATTATTCCCTCCGATTTTGCTACTGCCTTTGATTTTAGACGCACGGACTCGACCCTGGTCGGTGACTTTTTGTTGTATTCGCATCATCTCACCATGGCCGGAACTTCCATCAAAAATTTTTCAACCTCTATCACCAAAGAAAAAGGGAAGACCCACTTTGATATATCGGCAGAAGAAGACAACATAGGCGCCTACGCGCAGGTCAAAGGAATACTGGAACTTGAAAATGAAAAAAAAGGGCGCGTTTTCCTGGAAAATCTGGTTTTGAATGTCACCGGGCGAACATTAAAAACGCGTGAAGTTAAGGTAAGGCTGGGCGGTGATCCCGTCATAGATTCGACGTACGAGAAGTGGAACGAAAACTGGCAGAATAGTAAGCCGATTGACATAGTTTTTGATATTGAAAAAAATATTTATGATTTTCGTTCTTTCAATATGGATATCGGACGAGGCTCTATTTCTGCATTCGGTACTCTGGATATTACCGGCGACCAGAACTTAGATATTAAGATTAAAGATCTCGACCTGTCGCGCGCTAATGCCTTGATCGGATCCAAAGAATCCGTCGTGGAAGGTATCCTAAATATGAACGGAAGCCTCAAGGGCAGTTTCGAAAAACCCATTCTGTTGGCGGATTGGAATATTTCTGACGGCAAGGCGTCGGAATTTGTCTACAACAATTTTCTTGGCAACATGCAATACCTGAACAGGAAAATTCAGGTCAATATGACGCTCAATCAAAATAAAGACAAGACGCTGACCATCGGCGGATATTTACCGATTGATCTTTCTTTTAAGGATGTACCGAACCGTTTTACAACCAGGCCGATGAATTTCAAGATACATTCGGAAGGTATCGACCTTCGTTTCTTACAGGCTTTTTTTGGAAAAGGACTCAGTTTAAATCGCGGA
The sequence above is drawn from the bacterium genome and encodes:
- a CDS encoding zinc ribbon domain-containing protein yields the protein MPVFEYRCKKCDEKFEQLVFSAKENVECPRCGNADNEKLISVFASKHSHGAAASPSVCSSSGSFT
- a CDS encoding High-affinity nickel transporter, whose translation is MISAIAGFAAGSIHVLAGPDHLAAISPLAVEGKKSTWIIGMRWGLGHTAGVGLVGLLAVLGRELIPIDLISSYSERLVGLVLITIGIWGIHKALSKTIHTHHHAHDGAEHVHVHTHAISGHDSEKAHRHSHAAFVVGIIHGFAGSSHFLGILPALALPTRMDAAIYLAAFGAGTICAMMAFASAMGIIAVRLAQHGIQFYQRLLIGFSTASIVIGGVWFFI
- a CDS encoding quinone-dependent dihydroorotate dehydrogenase, whose protein sequence is MYKKLIRPLLFQFDSESVHDFILNRLDHNGAFLSYFKKSFQVNDPILNQSIFNRHFPNPIGLAAGFDKYAKAIPAWNYLGFGFAEIGTVTGQEQSGNERPRLFRLKKDQALINRFGFNNAGALKTSTALELWKIKNLLHAIPLGINIGKTKVVELEKAKEDYLLSFETLWTYGDYFVVNVSSPNTPNLRELQDKSFLTDIIQILTESNSRLSKISGQLPKPILVKIAPDLNLSQIDDVLQVIESTKISGIVATNTTIERNNLRSDPHLSKEAGGLSGKPLKKRSTEIVRHIYASTQGKILIIGVGGIFTGDDAFEKIKAGASLLQIYTGFIYEGPMVCKKINKRLIELVKRDGFKNITAVVGKE
- a CDS encoding CPBP family intramembrane metalloprotease; this translates as MIETEIQSKTAPETPDTSPFLPATATGLLVASVIFGYIVTMLFAVAGIMSSSMDTGKGVGDLILKIGLLVGTICFVVPAYWYTRRENKSIKAIFRFHPVSSKTLILSCVLALGLVVVTDTIDRWIAPMINSYLDSTIGALSPELMSDKILEKMKEEFKITGFMSGSLLILAAVFAAGICEEMLIRGMFQGAMENKMNAVWAVVISSLVFSLIHINPWGGVQIFIIAIFLGVIVWRTGSIIPSIIMHAMNNFLVIVFNNLDPESLIWYGDEKHIEPVLVGIGIAFLIVGIIGLWNISAKDRISG
- the hypA gene encoding hydrogenase maturation nickel metallochaperone HypA, coding for MKAHVMHELSVAQEIIGIVQENLPDGNTHCVKAVKLKIGKLTNILPDSLTFCFEALTKDTALDGAQLDIQHIPITLQCNGCRVVSEIEGFIFACPSCGSADIKTIAGDELQVSEIEISD